In Papaver somniferum cultivar HN1 chromosome 9, ASM357369v1, whole genome shotgun sequence, the genomic stretch AAGATAAAAATCCATTACATATAATTTTATAACCGAAAAAGATAATTTCTTCTAAACTCAAAACTACCCTTCATTTCTTCTAAGTCTTGAAAGGATATGATGCGAGTTTGGAGTCTTTGAGGCCCCTGTCTATCAAAGTACCTCCTTTTCAATTTCCATTGACCCCAAAGTAGTACTCATTTTTCTACCGGTCGCAATTATATTATTCTCGTTTTAACCGTTTGTTCGCATGGCATTGTTGGGGCCTCATTGTAATCAtcacttgtttttcttctttttaagcCTAAAGAGGAGGAGGCAGTGGCACCAGAAGAAGAAACGCTAACACTTTTCTAGTTCACAAGTACACACAAAGGCAATGAAAATGGACATCTTTGGCAAACATTCTTGATCCAAAAAAATTAATTCCTCCAAATCGCACCTACATTTTTGACTAAAAAGGTTGCGACAAAACTGACCACCAAAAAATGTGGTGTTATGGTGATCTTAGATTCTCAGTAATCCATGGGGCAAGGACACATGGCAATTGGTAACACCAGAAGAGAATTTTGGACAGACAATATCTTTAGGTCTACGTACATAGTGTACAAAGATCATGGACATGCACATAACAGTATTTTGTATTTCCTCTCACTCTCCGTAAGCAGTGTTTTTGAATAGTTATGGATTTGGGGTTTACTATATgcaaaaaatagaagaagaagaatacaaaGTTTAGGTTAGGAGGAGATAAGGAAAAGAGAGACATAAAAAGAGGAGTGATATTGACAGGGTTTTTATTTTTCTCTACAAACCCATGTGCATTaacatatttttttgattttgattgacaTTTTTAAGCTCATTAACCTATCAATAATTCCAATTTAAATTCCTAAACATTACCTGTAATCCATTTCTATTAAGAAAATATATTTAAATGGTCATATCAAATATTGGGGTCACACTCAGAAAAGAAAATAGTGTTGTGCATCAAGAAGTTGTTATAAGAAGTGAAGATGGTTGTCACTTTATTACCTCTCCATCCATTCACCCATTTACACATCAAATCTCTCCATCTCTCTTTCTAGTCTCAAGTCACAGGCTCATAAGTTTGTTTTTAACACAAGAAAATGGACAATTCAAGAAACTCTATCAATTGGACTCATAACTATTATTACCAGGGAAAGGTAAAACATGATCTCCCCTTAAAGCACATCACATTACATTGTCTTgtttagtttagttttttttggtttgttctTTGTTTGGAGTTGTTGTTAGAGAGCTTTTACTTAATGGGGTTTGTTTGAATTTTGCAGAATATGGAAGAATTGAGGCACTCTCTGTTGTTTACAACTTTGGAGCTGGAATCAACAAGATTAGCAGCTCAAGAAGAGATTATTAGAAGAGAGGAACAAGTAAACCATCTCAAAGATCTTTTAAACAGAACCATCAAAGAGAGAGATGAAGCAGAAGAAAAATGTCAGAGTCTTCTAATTGACAAACTCTTGCTCCAACAACAGCAACAAGCTGCTAATTATGTCACCGGCATCTCAAGCATTGAAGATGAACCAAAAAGAGGAGGAGACTCTAGCACTGGAATTTCCTCATCGGATTGCGAGGAAAGTATTGTATCGTCTCCGGTAGTGATGATGATGGATACCATTCCATTACCCAATATACAGTTAACGCCAGAAAAGCCATTGCCAGAGAAAGGCAAGTTTTTACAAGCAGTAATGAAAGCAGGGCCGTTGCTTCAGACACTACTCCTGGCTGGGCCACTTCCACAGTGGAGacacccaccaccaccacttattGAGATACCACTAGTTGGAGTAGCCGTTCCTTCGTTCTCACAACCACAACCGGAACTTGGCATTAACAATCAAAGTTGTGGAACACTCAACAAGAGGAAAAGAAGTTTAATGTTCTGTGAAGGTTCTGATTCTTCTATCAATTCCCACAAGTACCAAAGGGTTCTACTCAATTGACTTTCACTATTTGCACTGTATATGTAGGATGGTCTATATATGTGAAGACCTTATCTCAGTAGAAAATTTAGCATGATGAAATGGATCATGGATATCGTGTCTATTTGGCACCGTGTATAGCAGATTGTCTTAGGTATTGAGGGTCATAAGTAACTCTTAACTTCATTTTAGAAAGAGGGGCAGAGATTTCTTTTAGGCTGTTAGCTTGTATTGGGTGAGCATTATTAGCTTTTATCTCCATTTACTTCTAGTTTTAGTCTTTCATGGTCAATTGCGGATGGGTATTGAAATTTCTGCAGTGGCCTTGATTGTATTTGTAATACACAATATATTACTATTATGAATGAAAATTTATATATTCATGGATTTGGAGTTGTTAGGATGGCATGGCAGTGGGTTTGCCAACAACCAGAATCCTCTTTGACATGACATGTGGGTCCAAAAATCTAATTCTAAAATCCATCAGTAGGGCTACTACTGTTGTTGTATCATCATACTGATGTTAACCCGGATACCTTCGTTTGACGTTGTTTTCTGCCTAAAGGCTATGGAAGACGAAGTAGAAACCATGACCTAGGATTATACTCAAGAGCTTGCCCAACTGAAATATAAACAGTGCCGGCCATGAGCAAAAAGTTCATCTAATGTGTTTTAACCTTCTCTGGACAAATTTGGCTGTTATGCATTGTCCTCATTGCCAAATTGGCTCTTTCGTAACATGCATTGATTCATAGAAAATTTAGCATGATGAATATCGGATGATATCTCCATTTACTTTTTAGTCAAGTCTGCAAATTGTTTAGGTATCTTTGGTCCTTTGGGTTCATTGCTTCTGCTCTTTGTTCTGCCGCTTTTCACTGTTCAAAATGTTATCTTGATTAGATTATTTATAACAAATAAATAATAAGAAATTCCTAACTACTAACTAGAATTGCTGCTTGTTTTGTTTCAGCAGCAGGCAACAACTAGTAGTAAATCATCACCAGAATGGAATAGATGGCTTTCTACTGATACTGGAAATGTTCTTCTTGGTTTCAACAGTTCGACCAGAGACAGGGCAACTACCTTGGATACCAGAACAAGGAATGACTGCAGGAGAGAAATAGCTAAATTCTACTATAATATCTATGCAGTGCAATGTTGTAACCCTACTTTCCTGTTCTGCCAAGGAGTTGATATGAACTTACTTTACAAATCCGCATAGACAGATTAAGGGTAGTGGATTTCATTCCTAAGTATGTCGGGAGGGAGATTCCATGAATATGGCGTTGATTCAGTTGATACCGATAAAAAAATGGAAACTTACTAATAGCAAGCACAATGCTATGGCAAATTTAACGGGCAGAAATAAAAAGAACAAACATATCATTTAACGTCCATTTGAAAACCAATGCCCCAGTATAACGTATAAGGTTGACTCACATGTAAGTACCTCCTCAGTTGTCCCTAAGAAGCCCTGGACATTACAATCAGAGAATTGTGAACTGCTTTGCTAAGATATTCCCTGGACGATTCCACTAATATGCTTTTAGTGATGATTACCGATCTCAAACTTTCGAAGGTTACGAGTTTTAGTGATTCAGTtatcatcctcttcatcttgGTTGTTTCCATGGTTAATCTTTTGAGCACGATACATATCAGCAACCTGAAATGAGTTTGGAGCATCATTAACACACATTTAGATAATCAGAAGTGAAACCAACTCATTTACATTTTTCTATGAAATTATCGTTTATATTGCTTCACCTGATCAGACGTTGTAGCTTCCTCTGGCTTCTTGTCTTCTCGTACACGAAGCAGGCGTGGAAATCGCAGAGAAATGCCCTTTTTGCAAAATAAGACATGGATATAAATTGGAGGATTTAGTATAAGAATGGAAGACTCGAAGAGAATATTAGATTTGGATGAAAGCCAACAAaagaaaacactcaaaaacattTAACCTTGACTGCATCCACAGCACCAGCTGCAGCAAGATAAACAGGACTAATACTCAAATCTGCAGCTTTAACCTCCCACACCTGAATGAGAGAAATAATTAAATAAGAGGACGCAGCAGAAAAAGGAAACTTTTTACAATTATTATTGACAACATTACTACAATGTTTCTGCTGCTTGTAAGCAGAACCTAGTTAGTGAAGTAGTTTATTACCACTGGACAAGAAAGCAATGAGAATTTAACGCTGAGATAGTAATTGAGTGGATATAGTAACTACATCTTTAAGCCACATAGTAAATAATCAAATATATTACCGAAGGCAAAAGACGGGTGAGTAATTACCTCAGTTGGTTCAAACCATACATCTGGATTAGTTGCATCTGTAAAGCGGTAGTATGACTGAAAGTGACCAAACACAAAGGTTGAAATTATAAAAACCAGATGCAGAAAACTAGGAGCGTGTTCGTTTTTGCTTAATCATCTGAGTCTATCTCAGAGACCCTTGAGCTCAGATCTGATTCAAACGTgtcgagaaaaaaaaaaatctttatcgAGGTTTCCACCAAGAGAAATGGAAAGCATACCTTTGGTTGAGGAATCACTTGACTTTCAAGACTGGAAGAACGCTCTTCGAGCATTTTTTCAGAAAATCCGGTGCCTAAATCATCAGACAAATACATGTCAAGAATTAGGTTTGTTTGCTACAGACTAAAGAATGTGGGCGACTAGCCATACTATATAAACAATCTTATATATTATTCTCGGAAGAAGCATCAAATTCATTACCTATCTTGCATATGCATTGGAATTCCTCTTTCTCATCATCATAACAAGCAAGAAGAAAGCCTCCATAACCACCTACAGATGATCCAAAAAAATTTGCAACCTCAATGTAAGTGTTTCATTTCACCTAGCCAGTCAACCTGACAGTTGCACCTAAAAACAGGTGCACACTATGCTCATCCAAAGAACACTTCTTTTTGCACTTACCAGTACGTTTTCCTCTGCCATGGTATGCCCCTATAGGAACCAAATCTAGGGAGTCTCCGATGCTGTACATAAAGTTACAATTAAAGAATTAAGAgaacaggaaaaaaaaattgaacaaggagaagaagagaaaaatgaaaaactTGGAGCCCTACTTGTCCATATAATCCTTCTTCAGTTTCAACCAGTTGTTTGACCTCTTCGCAGGCTCATAAGTAGCTTCTGTACTTAATGTTTTGACAATCAAACCTTCGCAACTGCATTTTTAACCAAATTAATCAACTGTAACAACAGCTGTTTAAATAGTAACTGCGAGTAAAATAAAAAGGGAACCTGCATAATTGATAAGATGATGCAAACAACATTATGAGCACCTCTTTCTTCTCGTGAAACGAGATGCAAACTTGCGCATTAGCTTTATAGACTACCAAGGGAAATACACAAGTTTTTTGGCTAATGAGCTCGACAAGATGTTTTGCCTTTCAGCAAGTGTCCATTAGTTGGTCAGACACTTGGTAGTTCTACCAAGGGGCGTGGGGTACGAATCCCACTTGCATCTGGGTGGGGGACTTCTTTCTCCACGCCTAGTTATTGGGGTTTTGTGAGTAACAAACCTCtacttacaaagaaatttaaataaagaaaagaaagagagaagcTCAACAGATATGTTTGAAGAGAACCATAGTTATTTACTATTTAGTGACACCGACACATCACCACTAGAATAGATTGACTAGCCGTTATAATACCTGTCCACAATTGCAGTATCAAGAAAAGTCTGTATTGCTTCAAGATCGTTTGATGTTACTTCTGTCGCAAACTTAAATTCTCCTGGTACTTCCACAAATGAGTCATAAAGATGCTGTGGTAACACATGAAATGATGTTAGCTTCAGCTGCCCAAGAGTATAAGGAAAGATTCTGATGGAAATGGTGGAACAGAAATTCCAAAAGTATATATGCCGTGTGTTAGTTTTTGACCTCAACACCTAATTTCAAAAAAACGCACCACAAGAATCATACCTTTCTACGGACATTTAATTGCtcttggagaagttgttcaccaTTGAGATACAATATATCAAAAGCAAAGATGCAAACTTGAACTGTTATGTCATCGATGGAAACATCTTTACGAGCGCGGTTACTCAGTTTCTGACAGAAGTTAAATTGGGGAATTCAGAAATAAACAGTAGACCAAAATCAGTACTAGGAAATTAGAAAACTGACAACTCACATAACCTAGGACTAGGAGAAAACTCAGCTTCTCCAATAAAAAGAACTGATTTACACTTGTCTAGTAAAACAACCTACGTAAGTGTAACTCAAAATGAATCTAAAGTCTGGAAATCTGGTAAAGTAGTGTACATCAAATGGTACCTGGAAAGACAAAATTTTACTGTTTTTGCGGTCAAATGCCACAACTTCACAATCCAGAACAAATGAGCTTACTGAAGGCTTCTTGAACCTACAATCTCATAATACAGACTAGGCATTATATTGGGCTTTCTTTTACAAGTCAAAAGTACAGAATTTGTTTTAGCGAAGGATGATCACAGCAACCATTACAGTTGTTTCTTGGTAAGAAGAACCCACAGAAGATTTACAATAGGCAACATaagatttattattttaataacaGAGACTAAGTCACGCACACCCCAAAAACATATAAACCAGATAAGCAATTCACCAGAGAACAAGATCCAAACACCGATTTATTTTAAAGAGGAAGAGCACTAATAGTTGGTTTGGACTCAAGATTATAGATATGGCCACTGTATGAAACAAAAGCAAAATCAATATCAGACATTAATCTATCCAGTTATAAGTTATTATTGCTAACCTGTGGGAATCTTCTGTTTTAAAAAAATCCTAGTTGCACATGTACGTAAATACTCAGTGTTCCAGAAGTCCTAAATCTTCTGTTTTAAGCACATTGTATTTGTGTCAGTACAAATCAGCGACTGAAACTACCCAGAAGCTATATATTTTTGTGCAGCGGTGATCAAATAGCATTCATTCCGATATCGATCTTGGGTATCTCTACATAACAAGATAAGCTGACTGGGTATACACAACAATTATCTCTTGTCACTCTCGAGCACATTCTTTCTTCTAGATTTCAAGGTTAAGTGTCTGACTGTCTTATAATATACAACATGTATGGAGCACGAACAACTTAACTATCTGCCATGATACACCATTACCTTTGCACTGATTGAATAACATCAGGAAACTTTCCAGTATTTCTTTCAGCATTTCGACTATATATCTCAACTGAACCATCTTCGAGGTAGTGTATCTGTAAGTTAACAAGAGAAGTCGCATAAAACAGATGACATTTAAAACACGTACCAGAGGTGATTTTGGAAGTTAAGATACCTGAGCACGTTCCCCATCATACTTGTACTCACAGGTGAAATCCCTGTTCTGGAATTTGTCGAGAATCTCTGACACCCCCTTTGTGGGTTTGGCTAACATAGGACCAATAGGAACACCTGGTACAAAAGTACATGTATCGGGGAGCTTCAACACACCATCACTGAGAAGAGCACTGACAATGGTATCATATTTAGGGTGCACGGAATAGACTTGCTTTATAACCTTTACAGCCTGAAATGCATAGTACACAGAATTATAACTTAATAGATTTCTTCGTTATTTCTATTTCTTCAGTTGGCAATGACTAACATAATATTTCATAGTAAAAGAATAGTTAGTATAATCAACTAACTTCTTCAATAGGGGGATCCGACGGTCTTTCAGAATATGCAGCAGCTTGAGCCAAAGCTACTAAGACAGTCTGCTCTGCCAAACCAATCCTCAACTTTGACTGCAACAAAAGAGTAGCTATAGCTTAGGAGGAGCAAACGAAA encodes the following:
- the LOC113309415 gene encoding uncharacterized protein LOC113309415, whose protein sequence is MDNSRNSINWTHNYYYQGKNMEELRHSLLFTTLELESTRLAAQEEIIRREEQVNHLKDLLNRTIKERDEAEEKCQSLLIDKLLLQQQQQAANYVTGISSIEDEPKRGGDSSTGISSSDCEESIVSSPVVMMMDTIPLPNIQLTPEKPLPEKGKFLQAVMKAGPLLQTLLLAGPLPQWRHPPPPLIEIPLVGVAVPSFSQPQPELGINNQSCGTLNKRKRSLMFCEGSDSSINSHKYQRVLLN
- the LOC113313363 gene encoding DNA ligase 1-like, translated to MLTLRSCSYFGRKPLISTSFLPRFLFSKNNPLISISPFSSKPNRNPKIKYLEMSDPPAPKNAFAMLMGNRPNAKKKPQSPSPSPSKKDAKTLTEDALKVEAVTEDGPLAKKPKTLEGVKEESKEVKKEDKSVNLGEKIALLKKKGLDFKPKSAAFWKAGESIPFVFLARAFDLISNESSRIVITDILGNVFRTVIATTPGDLVSFVYLSACKIYPAHDGIELGIGDAAIIKSLSEAYGKSETQIKKELKKEGDLGLVAKASRSSQSTMFKPAPLTVAKVLDTFRILAKVSGKDSQERKRNHIKALLVAASDCEPLYIIRLLQSKLRIGLAEQTVLVALAQAAAYSERPSDPPIEEAVKVIKQVYSVHPKYDTIVSALLSDGVLKLPDTCTFVPGVPIGPMLAKPTKGVSEILDKFQNRDFTCEYKYDGERAQIHYLEDGSVEIYSRNAERNTGKFPDVIQSVQRFKKPSVSSFVLDCEVVAFDRKNSKILSFQKLSNRARKDVSIDDITVQVCIFAFDILYLNGEQLLQEQLNVRRKHLYDSFVEVPGEFKFATEVTSNDLEAIQTFLDTAIVDSCEGLIVKTLSTEATYEPAKRSNNWLKLKKDYMDNIGDSLDLVPIGAYHGRGKRTGGYGGFLLACYDDEKEEFQCICKIGTGFSEKMLEERSSSLESQVIPQPKSYYRFTDATNPDVWFEPTEVWEVKAADLSISPVYLAAAGAVDAVKGISLRFPRLLRVREDKKPEEATTSDQVADMYRAQKINHGNNQDEEDDN